The following coding sequences are from one Alosa alosa isolate M-15738 ecotype Scorff River chromosome 3, AALO_Geno_1.1, whole genome shotgun sequence window:
- the LOC125291736 gene encoding nuclear factor 7, brain-like, protein MQEIVQYTPVILDPNTAFSRLILSDDLTAFRDGLWPRKGQCLPANPERLKDHVGVLGFEGFKSGVHSWIVDVYSATWLLGVMEESAQRQRGVRCHPEYLYLEMESECAPDYRACFPPDKLVKIKLEKELLRVTVTLNCDEGMLTFTDSMTNDIIHTIQHTFTQTVYPFFSTICPDTPLRLLHMKISINLQSAMGINRSKCYLKW, encoded by the coding sequence CTCCTGTGATTCTGGACCCCAACACAGCGTTTTCACGCTTGATCCTCTCTGACGACCTGACTGCTTTCCGAGATGGCTTATGGCCCCGTAAGGGCCAGTGTCTCCCTGCCAACCCGGAGAGACTCAAGGACCACGTTGGTGTGCTGGGCTTCGAGGGCTTCAAGTCGGGCGTCCACAGCTGGATAGTGGACGTGTACAGCGCGACATGGTTGCTGGGCGTGATGGAAGAGTCTGCCCAGAGGCAGAGAGGCGTTCGCTGCCATCCAGAATACCTGTACCTGGAAATGGAATCGGAATGCGCGCCAGACTACCGCGCATGCTTTCCACCAGATAAGTTAGTGAAAATCAAATTGGAGAAGGAGCTTCTGAGGGTTACGGTGACGCTAAATTGCGACGAGGGAATGCTAACCTTTACTGATAGTATGACCAACGACATCAtacacaccatccagcacaccTTCACCCAAACAGTGTACCCGTTCTTCAGCACCATCTGCCCTGACACTCCTCTTAGACTCCTGCATATGAAGATCTCTATAAACCTACAGTCAGCCATGGGCATCAACAGATCAAAATGTTATCTTAAATGGTAG